In a single window of the Candidatus Kaiserbacteria bacterium genome:
- a CDS encoding heme-binding protein encodes MNIYYVFIGIIVLIVLWTLGSYLVVRTIEKPAYTIIENRDGYEVREYKPYIVAETKVSGNRQEAVTSGFQIIADYIFGNNVSKKGIAMTAPVLESQVSEKISMTSPVLSTEGATGERVIAFVLPSTYTLETLPIPNNTAVTLREVPAHTVAALTFTWYPTPTRIEKKKEELISLLERDKVSPIGDIQVAQYNPPLSMPLMLRNEIIIPIE; translated from the coding sequence ATGAATATCTACTATGTTTTTATAGGAATCATTGTACTCATTGTATTGTGGACACTTGGAAGTTATCTTGTTGTCCGTACTATTGAAAAACCTGCTTATACAATAATTGAAAATAGGGATGGATATGAGGTGCGTGAATACAAGCCTTATATAGTGGCTGAGACCAAGGTGTCGGGAAACAGGCAAGAAGCAGTCACTAGTGGTTTCCAAATTATTGCTGATTATATTTTTGGGAATAATGTGAGCAAAAAGGGAATCGCAATGACAGCGCCGGTTTTAGAAAGTCAGGTGTCTGAAAAAATTTCAATGACGTCCCCTGTGCTGAGTACAGAAGGTGCAACAGGTGAGAGAGTAATCGCTTTTGTATTACCATCCACATATACACTTGAGACGTTGCCAATCCCAAACAACACCGCAGTCACGCTCCGCGAAGTCCCCGCACACACCGTGGCAGCCCTCACATTTACCTGGTACCCAACTCCAACGCGCATAGAAAAGAAAAAAGAAGAACTCATTTCTTTACTCGAAAGAGACAAAGTGTCCCCGATTGGCGACATACAAGTCGCGCAATACAATCCACCACTCTCCATGCCGCTTATGCTCCGTAACGAAATTATTATCCCGATAGAATAG